The Pseudomonas sp. MPC6 nucleotide sequence CCGCGCAAGGTGTTTGCCAGGTGCTGGCCGGCGACATCCGCGACATCGAACGACGCTTCGCCGGGGGTGATCGTCGGATCCGGTTTCGTCCATTCACGATGCCCATAAAACGCCGCAGGCACGGCGGCGCCGGTCAGCGCCAGGCCTGCCATGAACCATCGTCGAGAAATCGTCATTGCCCTACCTGTGTCAGCCATGAAGCAGGCTTTATCCAAGCTAGAACGGTTGCTCCTGCCGAAAATTTAAGAGCTTCGCTGGCAAGCCAGCGCCTACAGGGGATTGTGTGAACACTGAAAATCCCCTGTAGGAGATTCTATGTTTGGGGGGAAGCCCCAAAAACTGGATTTGGCTGATATTCGCTCTGGTTCTTCATCAGGGCGAATGCCACCCGTGCCAGCTTGCGAGCCAGGATGACCAGCACTTGAGTCGTCTTTAATCCCCGCTCCAGATAGCGTTCGTAAAACGGCTTCCAGGTCTTTGAGCGACTGGCAGCCATCGCCGCGTTATGCAGCAGGCGCCGTATCTCTGAGTCACCTTTCTTGGTCAGCTTTCGACGTCCGTTCATCTGCCCCGAATCAGAGACTCTCAAATCCATTCCAAGAAACGCGATATAGGCGTCACCACTGGCGAAATCGCCGCGTTGAAATGCCATCGTCAGTGCGGTGGCGGTAAGAAAACCGACCCCCTCTACGGCCTGGCAGCGTTTGACTTGCTCGAGCAGACCCGCCTCTTTTACGACGTCCAACAGCTTCTTCTGGATGAGTAAATCCAATCGGCCCATGGCAGCGATCTGTTGTTTGAATGCCGCTTTCAGCAGCGGTTCGTCGTTCCAGCTTTGAGTCAAACTGACACGCGCCTGGACCAATGTCGCTCGTCTTCGAAGCAGGCTTTGAAGCTTGGTATAGACCTTCGGCGGCGGGCTCCAAGGACGTAGCTCTTCCTCTTCGTTCTTCAAGTAACGCGCCAGTAAACGGGCGTCGCTGGCATCTGTTTTGGCGCGGCCACCCACTCCTTTGCGGTAATTACTCAAACGGAAGCCGTCGATGACATAGACGGTATGTCCCATTGCATGAGCCAGCTCAACCGTATCCAGGTGATAGATATTGGTGGCTTCAATAGCGATGGCGCTGTTTGCAGGTAACGTTTTCAGCCACTTTGTAAGAGACGGTTTATCGTTTGACACGGCCAACAGCAGATCCGTGTCGGCCTGATAGACCACCACTTCGGCCTTGGCGACATCCACTCCGACTACAGAACGCGAGACACTCATTGCCACAAAGAAAGCTCCGGGTTAGGGTTTAAAGGCTTGTCGGGGCTTCACCATTGCGCTGGCTTGCTTCTATCGTCGGTCATGGCCGATGCATTCCTTATCGGCGCTTTGGTGAAGGGGTGGGGCGAAGTCTCCCACGGTCTGTACTGGCTAGAGTCAGATGCTGGCTTTTAGTCCCACCACCCCTACAAGTCTAAACATACAAGCTGGCTTGCCAGCGAAGAGGCCGGCACAAACACCTAAATTCTCCGCCCGGTCACTCGTTCCTCCCAGATAGCAAAGCCCCCACTCACGCACCGGGGCAGCGAACCCGACTGAGACGGCAATGACCAAACCACGTTCGAAAAAAGCGCTCTACATCGGCCTGCCGCTGGCCCTGGCGATCTGCGCCGGTGCGGGCTATGCGGCCTGGGATTACTGGTTCAAGGACAACCCCGGTTACCCGGTCAAGGTGATGAAACAGGCCGATGACCTGCAAGCGCGCATGCTCTCGTTCGACAGCCACATCACCGTGCCCATGGATTTCGGCACCGCCGGCAACGAAGCCGACAAAGACGGCACTGGCCAATTCGACCTGGTCAAAAGCGGGCGCGGACGACTGTCCGGTGCAGCCCTGACCATCTTTGGCTGGCCGGAAATCTGGAACGGCGACAACGCCCCGCACCGCCCCACCGCCGGTTTCGTCGACGAGGCACGCTTCGAACAGGAAACCCGCTACAAGATCATCAGCACCCTGGTGCGCGACTTCCCCAACCAGGTCGCCATGGCCTACACCCCCGACGATTTCCGCCGCCTGCACGGCGAAGGCAAGTTCGCGATCTTCCTGAGCATGCTCAATGCCTACCCCCTGGGTAACGACCTCAACGCCCTGGACAAGTGGGCGGCCCGCGGCATGCGCATGTTCGGCTTCAGTTATGTCGGCAACAACGCCTGGGCCGACTCCTCGCGACCCCTGCCGTTTTTCAACGATTCCCGGGACGCCCTCGGCGGCCTGTCGGACATCGGCAAACAAGCCGTGCACCGCCTCAACGACCTCGGCGTGATCATCGATGTGTCGCAGATGTCGACCAAGGCCCTGGAGCAAGTCGCCCAATTGAGCCGCACCCCGATGGTCGCGTCCCACTCGGCGCCACGGGCGCTGGTGGACATCCCGCGCAACCTCAGCGACCAGGAAATGCAGTTGATCAAGAACAGCGGCGGCGTGGTGCAGATTGTCGGCTTCCCGACTTACATCCGTCCGCTGAGCCAGGCCACCCAGGACAAGCTCAACGCCCTGCGCGCGCGGTTCGACCTGCAACCGCTGCAAGGGCTGGAGATGGCGCTGATGCCGGGCGATCCGGTGATCACCGTCTGGTCCGAGCAACGCTTCGGCGAGTACGCCAGCCAGCTCTACGCAATAGTCGACGAAGAACCCAAGGCCACCCTCAAGGACTACGGCGACGCCATCGATTATGCGGTAAAGAAAATCGGCATCGACCACGTCGGCATCAGTTCCGACTTCAACGACGGTGGCGGCCTCGATGGCTGGAAGGACGTCAGCGAAGGGCGCAACGTGACAGCCGAACTGCTCAGCCGCGGCTACAGCGAAGCCGATATCGCCAAGCTCTGGGGCGGCAATTTCCTGCGGGTCTGGGACCAGGTGCAGCAGTCCTCCAGGCCCGTGGCCAAACACTGATCCCACTTTTTGCACAAGCGAACCGAGCTCATGACCAACCGTCGTTCATTCCTCAAGCAGGC carries:
- a CDS encoding IS110 family transposase; protein product: MAMSVSRSVVGVDVAKAEVVVYQADTDLLLAVSNDKPSLTKWLKTLPANSAIAIEATNIYHLDTVELAHAMGHTVYVIDGFRLSNYRKGVGGRAKTDASDARLLARYLKNEEEELRPWSPPPKVYTKLQSLLRRRATLVQARVSLTQSWNDEPLLKAAFKQQIAAMGRLDLLIQKKLLDVVKEAGLLEQVKRCQAVEGVGFLTATALTMAFQRGDFASGDAYIAFLGMDLRVSDSGQMNGRRKLTKKGDSEIRRLLHNAAMAASRSKTWKPFYERYLERGLKTTQVLVILARKLARVAFALMKNQSEYQPNPVFGASPQT
- the pvdM gene encoding pyoverdine-tailoring dipeptidase-like protein PvdM, which translates into the protein MTKPRSKKALYIGLPLALAICAGAGYAAWDYWFKDNPGYPVKVMKQADDLQARMLSFDSHITVPMDFGTAGNEADKDGTGQFDLVKSGRGRLSGAALTIFGWPEIWNGDNAPHRPTAGFVDEARFEQETRYKIISTLVRDFPNQVAMAYTPDDFRRLHGEGKFAIFLSMLNAYPLGNDLNALDKWAARGMRMFGFSYVGNNAWADSSRPLPFFNDSRDALGGLSDIGKQAVHRLNDLGVIIDVSQMSTKALEQVAQLSRTPMVASHSAPRALVDIPRNLSDQEMQLIKNSGGVVQIVGFPTYIRPLSQATQDKLNALRARFDLQPLQGLEMALMPGDPVITVWSEQRFGEYASQLYAIVDEEPKATLKDYGDAIDYAVKKIGIDHVGISSDFNDGGGLDGWKDVSEGRNVTAELLSRGYSEADIAKLWGGNFLRVWDQVQQSSRPVAKH